AGTTTCAACCTTCTCAATCTGAGCGGCTGATAAGCCGAGATCCTGCCTTAGGTCAACAGGAAAGGATTGAGCAACCAGTCATTACAGTTTTTTGAAGATGTATTTCCACTCGTAGCTAGAAAAGCATGGTAAAGGAATGCGTCATGCGCCATATTGTCGTCTATCTTGGATGTCGCAATTCATCTCACCGTTACAGGCTTCGCCTTAACGGTGAGATGAATTGCGACCAATAAAAATTGTTAAAAGTAATGAATTTGATGACCTCTGATTTCTACTCCGTGTTCTGCGAGACATTTTGCCCAACCTTCACGAGTTCCGATATCGCTTTTGTACTTGAGTAGTCCTAATTCCTGTTCTTGTTGGGTAAGTTGAGCGAATTCCTCGTAGAGTGGGTAGTCGCTTGTTACAAATGTTTCTTTACGATGGAGAATTGGCGGATTTGCCCTTTGTTCATAGTCTCGGTGAGTTATGTACAAAGTTTTTAAGTCAATCGTGATACTTGCCTTCAATGCTGGATGGGGATCAGTGTCGAATTCGGGGTAGAACAGGTAGGAGATTCGCGGTTCATCTGTACAAAACTTGATCAATGTTGCGCCATCGACACGCCCAATGGTGCGGCTAGCACAGCCTTCGTAAATTCGCAGCAAGGGATCGAGTTCTTGAAGGGCGCAAACATGAACATAAAGGGCGCTACGAGTGTGTTTGCCAATTTTACTTTTTTCACAAGCTCTTTTAACGACTTCCGGTTTCCCTAAACTGAAAAGCTTGGTATCAGCAACTTGGCAAACTTCCTCGTAGCTACCAAAAAAGGCTTTGATGTCGTGGCGCATTTCTGGTGAGAGTTTTTGCCATGCAGGGCGCTGATCGAAGTGGGTGAGGGCAAGATAAACTTGGATATCAAGAGAACGACGGTAGGCGATCGCATCCCATTCTGCTTCATCTGTAGCTTGCAAAATCACAGCAAAAGCACGGCGGAAGTTGCCAAATTCGCTGAGTAATTCCTGTTCGGTTTCCAATTCGCCTTTTACCGGAAGCCTCCCACGCTTGGTAAAAAATTCCATCAGTGGTTCCAGCTTCTCTTTGTAGTCCTCAAACCGTTTCGTAGGAATGCGTACTCTTGGCGTTGAGGTTCTGGAGAAAAAGCGTATCGCTTTAAATCCTTCTTTTTCGGCTTCATCTCGAAAAACAAAATAGATACCCAGCGCCACTGGTACCGCATCTACATTTAGGGCTTCATCAATGTATTTTTTCAGTTCTTCTTGTTCGTAATATTTCTGAAAGGTATTACGGCTAGTGACGATGCCATCGCCGTAAGCGAGTTGAGCCTTGCTAGGAGCATTTATCAGCACTTGTGCCGCAACAATTAAGACCTTGCGGGTGAGTTCCCATGCTTGGCAAAGAGCGTGGCGGCGTTCCTCCGGGTCTTCAATCACGTTCAGGACAAAGCCCAAGTTGACGACATCAGCCCGAATGGGCGGAACATCGGGGTAGTAGTATGGGTCCCAACCTGCACTGCTGTAGCCCAAGTTTGCCACTCGCTGCACATCGCCGCCATGTCCGCATCCGTAGTCAAAAAACGTGGTATCTTTATTTATAATTACCCATTCTATTGCCAATCGCACAGGTCTTGATAAGTCAGTGCGAACGATCGCGGCTCTATGGCGTTCTATTTCTACGTAGCTCTCTAACGACATAATAATATTAAGAAGAACCACAGATAAACAAGGCAGTGCGTTGGGAGCAGCGCTCTTTGGAGGGTTTCCAACGACAGTTACCTACGGCGGGAAACCCGCCTAAGCCCCAGGGCAGGCTAGGCTACGCCAACAGTACTGTCTCCTCCGCAGGCGACGGCGAGGTTCCCCCGAGCGTGCAAACTGCCGTACAGATGAACACAGATGTTTTTTATCTGTGTCCATCTGTGTCCATCTGTGGTTTATTAATTCTTATATCTTGTTCGTCGCCAGTTCTATCAAATCTTCAATCTTCTTGATATTTGGATCGCCTGCTAAATAACCAATACCGCGATGCAAGTGGAGGCGAAATTGCGTGGCGAGGGTTTCTTTGTCAGTTCCGAAGCCGTCGTTGTAGCAGCGTTGCTTGAGGGCGAGTAGCAAAATATCGGATATTTCACCGCCAAAAACGCGCCATGTCATCTCGACGTTGCTATCTTGAGGAATTGGCACGGGTGAGGGTGGGGTTGGTTCGGCTAGGGAACGACAAAATGCCCAACGGCATAGGATGTTCCATTGATCGATTTTGGTGTTGCGTCTGAGTTTGAGGAGTTGGTCTTTGGCTGTTTGGGAGAGTTTTATACGGTCGATTGGTGGTTCCATGATTTTTAGGAAAATGAACCGCAGAGGCGCAGAGAACGCAGAGGAAGAGGAGAAATAAGAGGGTTACCAGAAATAGGCTGGTTCTACAGTTGTTTGGCGGGTGGATGAGTCGTATTTGAGGAGGTATTCGCGGGCGATCGCCTCATTTTCCCGCAAGGCTTGCACTTCCTTTTGTCCGATTTCGGTGTCGGTGGAAAGGAGAATGACTTGATGGCTAGCTGATGGAAAGTAACGTTCAACTAAGTTACTGCGGTGAGAAGAGTCTAAGCGTCCTAATGGTGTATCAATTGCAACTGGTAAGCGCCTTCCGGAAACACGGGCTAATCCCCAAAGGAAGGCGATCGCGAGGAGTTGCTTCTCTCCAGCAGATAGGCGATGTTTGGGAACGGGTTTCCCCTGCAAATCATACAGTGAGAGGCTAAAGGTGTGAGTGTCGATTGCCACGCGATGCACTAAATCTGATTTGTGCAGGAGATAGCGGAAGCACTCGGTAACTTCGACTTCGAGTTTGTTGAGTTTTCTTAGGGTTAATTTTTCACGGAAAATTTTGAGGGTTTCTTGGACTTTCGTCGCAGAGTCAATAATATGTTCGTAGTTTTTGCGATCAATATTTTGCTTAGTATATTCTTGTAAGTCCTTCTTAATATTTTTTATTTCAGCCTCTAATTCATCACAGCGGCGTTTTGTTATTTCGCTGGCTGCTTTCGTTTTTGAAACTTTATTTTGTGCTGATTCTAGTGCATCAACTAATTTTTTATAAGCTTCTGGTTCTGCTGCTGTCTGTATTTGTCTTTCCAGGGTGATAATTTCTTCTTCCTTATTTTTAAGGATTCCGATTTGCTGCTTGGCGATATTCTTGTAATTTTGCAAGTAGTAGAGAATATTACCCAATTGACTCAAAGTTTCAGCGTCAGCTAATAACCAGGATTCTTCCGCTTGGAGCAAATTTGCTCGTAATGTCTCTTCATCTTGTTGTAGAAATGTTTGTATTTTTTCAAATTGTTCTTCTGAGATACCTACTTGAGTCATCCAATTGAGTAAACGTTTATCTCTCTCAAATAATATATCCCTTGCGATTTGCGCCTGTTGAATACGAAATTCTTTTTCTCCT
The sequence above is a segment of the Mastigocladopsis repens PCC 10914 genome. Coding sequences within it:
- a CDS encoding DNA phosphorothioation-associated putative methyltransferase; the encoded protein is MSLESYVEIERHRAAIVRTDLSRPVRLAIEWVIINKDTTFFDYGCGHGGDVQRVANLGYSSAGWDPYYYPDVPPIRADVVNLGFVLNVIEDPEERRHALCQAWELTRKVLIVAAQVLINAPSKAQLAYGDGIVTSRNTFQKYYEQEELKKYIDEALNVDAVPVALGIYFVFRDEAEKEGFKAIRFFSRTSTPRVRIPTKRFEDYKEKLEPLMEFFTKRGRLPVKGELETEQELLSEFGNFRRAFAVILQATDEAEWDAIAYRRSLDIQVYLALTHFDQRPAWQKLSPEMRHDIKAFFGSYEEVCQVADTKLFSLGKPEVVKRACEKSKIGKHTRSALYVHVCALQELDPLLRIYEGCASRTIGRVDGATLIKFCTDEPRISYLFYPEFDTDPHPALKASITIDLKTLYITHRDYEQRANPPILHRKETFVTSDYPLYEEFAQLTQQEQELGLLKYKSDIGTREGWAKCLAEHGVEIRGHQIHYF
- the dndE gene encoding DNA sulfur modification protein DndE, coding for MEPPIDRIKLSQTAKDQLLKLRRNTKIDQWNILCRWAFCRSLAEPTPPSPVPIPQDSNVEMTWRVFGGEISDILLLALKQRCYNDGFGTDKETLATQFRLHLHRGIGYLAGDPNIKKIEDLIELATNKI
- the dndD gene encoding DNA sulfur modification protein DndD; the encoded protein is MIFLELVLQNFGPYFGKQIINLDPKIDQDNSHPIILLGGMNGGGKTTLMDAIRLALYGSRAQCSTRGNLSYGDFLTQCVNSHAPTNEKTRIELLFEHIENDKLVKYRIVRTWEKNPKDGKDHLGILELDITRQNDWLREELVNTWDDYIENLLPLGISNLFLFDGEQVKELAEQEIPPPIVVDAIRGLLGLELAERLAVDIEILANRKRKEIANTKDLANLEEIEERLSQQQAEYEKNNHQLEELNIESQKSEKDKQEAFDKFVSEGGKIAAERNQLELQHKEKIAEVEQARQGMCELASHVLPLALIEPLLSQAQHQGEKEFRIQQAQIARDILFERDKRLLNWMTQVGISEEQFEKIQTFLQQDEETLRANLLQAEESWLLADAETLSQLGNILYYLQNYKNIAKQQIGILKNKEEEIITLERQIQTAAEPEAYKKLVDALESAQNKVSKTKAASEITKRRCDELEAEIKNIKKDLQEYTKQNIDRKNYEHIIDSATKVQETLKIFREKLTLRKLNKLEVEVTECFRYLLHKSDLVHRVAIDTHTFSLSLYDLQGKPVPKHRLSAGEKQLLAIAFLWGLARVSGRRLPVAIDTPLGRLDSSHRSNLVERYFPSASHQVILLSTDTEIGQKEVQALRENEAIAREYLLKYDSSTRQTTVEPAYFW